In the Chroococcidiopsis sp. SAG 2025 genome, one interval contains:
- a CDS encoding iron ABC transporter permease — MANQQQLRKRSQRQSTVKTSQQRYKLLLIVLSIALLVSITLAVTIGPVPISPLRVWAIAFSQIFPQLAGDWSPSQVQIVWYIRFPRVLLAFVIGAGLSVVGATMQALVRNSMADPYLLGVSSGASVGAVLVLLFGVFSGLGIYAVSVGAFLGALLSFAIVFLLALRQGRLSSIRLILSGVAVAYAFSALTSFLTVKASSGEAARRVLFWLLGGLSGAKWSDLILPSLSLGLGLTYLLLQGRSLNSLIVGEETAATLGTDTNRLRKQLFFVTSLLTGVMVAISGAIGFVGLMIPHSSRLLVGSDHRRVLPVSLLLGGVFLIWSDVLARILVAPEELPVGIVTALFGAPFFIWLMQHQGSKLNGSR, encoded by the coding sequence ATGGCTAATCAACAGCAGTTAAGAAAGCGATCGCAGCGTCAAAGTACTGTTAAAACTAGCCAGCAACGCTATAAGCTGCTGCTAATAGTTTTGTCGATTGCTTTATTAGTCTCCATTACGCTTGCTGTGACGATTGGACCCGTGCCAATCTCACCTTTAAGAGTCTGGGCGATCGCTTTTTCCCAAATTTTCCCCCAGCTCGCGGGAGATTGGTCGCCATCCCAGGTACAAATTGTTTGGTATATCCGCTTTCCCAGAGTCTTGCTGGCATTTGTGATCGGTGCGGGATTATCTGTAGTCGGGGCAACAATGCAAGCTTTGGTTCGCAACTCGATGGCAGATCCTTATCTTCTGGGCGTATCGTCAGGCGCATCTGTAGGAGCTGTTTTAGTGTTGCTGTTTGGTGTATTCTCTGGACTGGGAATCTATGCAGTTTCTGTCGGTGCATTTTTAGGTGCGTTGTTATCTTTTGCGATTGTTTTCCTGTTGGCATTGCGCCAAGGGCGACTTTCTTCCATCCGCTTAATTTTGTCAGGAGTGGCGGTAGCGTATGCGTTTTCTGCACTGACGAGTTTTTTAACTGTTAAAGCAAGTAGTGGTGAGGCAGCAAGAAGAGTCTTGTTTTGGCTGCTGGGTGGATTGTCAGGGGCTAAATGGAGCGATCTGATTCTACCTTCATTGTCTCTCGGTCTGGGATTAACATATTTGTTATTGCAAGGGCGATCGCTTAACTCTTTAATAGTTGGCGAAGAAACAGCAGCAACTTTGGGAACCGACACCAATCGCCTCCGCAAACAATTATTTTTTGTCACATCGTTGTTAACAGGTGTGATGGTTGCTATCAGTGGAGCAATTGGCTTTGTCGGGCTAATGATCCCACATAGTTCTCGGTTACTCGTCGGTTCAGATCATCGGCGCGTATTGCCCGTTAGTTTACTATTAGGAGGGGTGTTTCTGATTTGGTCGGATGTCTTAGCACGTATCCTTGTGGCTCCAGAAGAATTGCCTGTAGGTATCGTCACCGCCTTATTTGGTGCGCCTTTCTTTATTTGGTTAATGCAGCACCAAGGCAGTAAACTGAATGGGAGCAGATGA